The nucleotide sequence CATCCGACGTGCCCGTCTCACGGCAGAGCACGCCAACGGCTCTTGCCTCATTGCCGTCCAGCGCGGTGATGTTGACGGTATCCGAGCCCAATAGGCGGGCAATGCGTGCCTGTGTGCGACCGTCGCGCCAAGCCTGGGCGATGACCCCGGCCGGGGCATGTAGCGCGCGATGATGCGCGACCGCGAGTTCGACCAGCGTTCGGACTCGTCGATCGTTTCGCTCGAAGGCGATGAGCGCACCCGTATCGAGTACTACAGGCCGAGCACGCTCCGCGCCCATGCTTCCTCCTCTTTCGTGGGCGGACCGTTTTCGGCCCGCATCTCGGCCAAGAGCGTCGTCAGATCTTCGCGCCGTGCCTTCTCCTCCATGGCCGAATCGACCCAGGCGCTGACGGACTTCGCTTTTCCACGCTTGACCTGGCGCTCGGCGCCCTTCAGAACCTCGCGCCGCACCGTGACGGAGACACGCGTTTTCTGCATACGAAAATCATACTCTCGCCGGACCTGAACGTCGTTCGGCGCATGCCTGCACCCCGTACACTGTTCTCATGACGGCCTCCGAGACCAGGCGCACGAGCAGACAGGCGCGCCGACGCTCGACAGATGCAGCCCGCCGCATCGCCGAGAACTTCAGGTTCCGCGCTGCCATGGACGAACTGCAAGGGCCACGCCCGCCCGTCAGGCGGTTGCGTGCCTGTGCCGGGCCGTTGCCGGACATTCGTGCCAAAGGCGCGGCGGTGTCGCCGATTCCTGAGAGCATCCCCTGATGGTTCACCAGACACTCGAACGGCTGACGGTGGCCACTCGCGGGCGCGGGTTCTACGAGATCACGCGCGACGTGCAGGCGCGCGTCGCGGACGCGGGCATACGCACGGGGCTCTGCACGCTCCATCTCCAGCACACCTCGGCGTCGCTCCTGATTCAGGAGAACGCCGATCCCGACGTCAGGCGCGACTTCGAGCGGTTCTTCGCGCGTCTGGTGCCTGACGGCGACGCGCTCTTCGTCCACACGGTCGAGGGCGGCGATGACATGCCGGCGCACATCAGGACCGCGCTCACGACGGTCAACCTGAGCGTGCCGGTAGCCGACGGGCGACTGTGTCTCGGCACGTGGCAGGACATCTACGTCTGGGAGCACCGGACCTCGCCGCACACACGATCGGTCGTCGTTCACCTCATCGGCGACGCGCGCTGAGCTCTGGTACCATTCGCCCATTCCGCACCGGAGGACGAACGATGGCGCCTTTCACCCGACGCGCATTCCTGAAGACCGGGCTTGCCGCTGGCACCCTGGCCGCGACCGGCTCGCTGTCGGTCAGCGCCCGGCGGCGGAGTGCGACGGACGCAGTCACGCTCGGTCGATCGGGCGTCACGGTCACGCGGCTGGCGTTCGGGACCGGCAGCTTCAGCGGACGCGTCCAGCGCGACCTCGGACAGGACGGCTTCACGCGACTGGTGCGCCATGCCTACGACAACGGCATCCGCTTCTTCGAGACGGCCGAGTCGTATGGCGAGATGCACCGCATGCTCGGCATCGCGTTGAAGGGCATCCCGCGCGACACCTACCAGATCATGTCGAAGGTGACCACGCGCGACGGCGTCGATCCGCAGCAGAAGTTCGACGAACTCCGTCGTCTCGCCAACACCGAGTACTTCGACATCATGCTGCTGCACTGGCAGCACACCGCGACGTGGCCGACAGATACCGCGCGCTGGCAGGACGCGATCCTCGACGTGCAGTCCCGGAAGATCGTGCTCGGCCATGGTGCGTCGGTGCACGGATTGCCCGCCTTGCGGCGAGTGCCAGGTAACGCGTGGCTCGACGTCGCGATGATTCGCGTGAACCACACCGGCAAGGCCATGGACGCCGAAGACTACGCGACGCAGGGCCTCGGCAACGTCCCCGAGGTCGTCTCGCACGTACACGCCGTCCGGAAGCAGGGGATGGGCGTCGTCGGCATGAAACTGGTGGGCGAAGGCGCTTTCGGTCGCGAAGACCGCCGCAAGGCCATGCGCTTCGCGTTCCGTGACGCCGGCGTCGATTGCGTCACCGTCGGCTACAAGAGCCCCGCCGAGATCGACGAAGCCATCGAGAACCTGAACCTCGCGCTTGCGTGAGACGACGTCGATGACTGGTCGCGTGCGAGGAGCGGCGGCGCCAGTCGCGCACGCGGGCCAGCGCGCTTTCGAGGCCGATCTCACACATCCCTTCCGACCTCACGCGTGCGCACGGAGACCGCGTGGGCAGCGACAGCGTCACCGCGGTGCGTGGTGGGTTGGCGACGTCTGAGTCCCGAGCGACGGATAGCCGCAGACGGCGTTCGATAGAACCAGATCTGTCCTCCTGTGGAGACCTGATTGGCGCCAATGTGTCCTCTCGAGAAGGACACATTGACGGACTCCCACCGGGCACGTGGCGTCGTCGCCGCAGCGGCAGCATCGATGACGTGCGCCTACTTCATCGTCAGCCGCGTACTGATCTCGCGCAGTTGGCGTCTGGCGTCGGCGTCGGTGGCCTGCGCGTGCGGCGGTGACACGACCTTGCCGAGGAAGTAGCTGCCGCTCGGCGCGTCGGTGGCGATGGCGGCCATCACGGCGTCGGCACCCTCGTCGATGGTGGTCCGTGGCGTCATGCCCACGGACGCGATCATGTTCGTGTCCATGCCCGTGGCAGGGTGGACCGCCTGCACGACGATGCCTTTGGACTTCAGCTCCTCCGCCAGATCGATGGTGAACATCACCTGGGCGAGTTTGCTCTGGCTGTACGCGCGATAGCCCGTGTAACCGCGTTCGATCATCACGTCTGTGAAGTCGATCGGCGCCGCGCTGCGCGACGAGACGTTGATGATGCGCGGCGCGCGGCCCTTCTCGAGGAGCGGCAGGAGTCGATGGGTGAGGATGTAGCCTGCGAGGTAGTTCACGGCGAACGTCAGCTCGTGTCCGTCGGCGCTGACCTGCCGCTCGTCGCGCAGGAAGATGCCGGCGTTGTTCACGAGCAGGTCGAGGCGCGAGTAGTCGCGGGTGATGGCGTCGGCCAGCGTGCGGACCTCGGCGAGCGACGCGAAGTCGGCGCGATAGAAGCGTGCCGACCCCTTGCCGGCTTTCTCGATCTCGGCGACGAGCGCCTGCCCGCGTTCGCCGTTGCGGCCGTGCACGATGACGTGCGCACCCTGTGCCGCAAGCCGGCGTGCCAGCTCACGGCCGAGTCCATCGGTCGAGCCCGTGACAAACGCAACGCGCGCGTCCGGTGCGGGAGCCGCCGCCGGCTGCGCGCCAGCGGACAGGCCGGTCATGGCGATCAGCGCGAGAGCCAGGCCCAGTCGATGCATGGCGGGATCATAGCGGCAACCGGCAACCGGCAACCGGCAACCGGCAACCGGCAACCGGCAACGGGCAACGGGCAACCGGCCAACGCGATGGGGCCCCGTGCGCCGGATTGAACGGCGACGCGATGCCGACGGGCCCAACCGGTTGCCGGTGTGCCGGTTGCCCGTTGCCGGATTGTCACTCCAGCGTGAAGGCGACCGAAACCGTCATCACGACTTCGATAGGGTTGCGGTTGAGGAGGGTGGGCGAGAAGCGCCACTGCCTGACGGCGCCGGGTGCGGCTGTCGCAAGCGCGGGATGGACGTCGGGCGAGGTGACGCGGCTCGCGATGACGGCACCATCGCGTGCGATCACCGCGTCGATGCTCACTGTGCCTTCGTAGCCCGCGTCGCGCGCGGCGTCGGGATAGACGGGCGACACGTCGTGCGTTCTCCGCGGCGGCTTGATGTGACCGCCCACTCGGACGCGAATCGGACCTGAGGCCGGCGCGACGGCTCCGGAGCCACGCTTCGCCTTCACGGCGAGCGTCTCCTTGATCGCGTCCACCTGCAGCGTGACGATGCGCGTCCAGTCAGCGAGCTGCGCAAACTGGATGGTCTGGCTGACGGGTACGAAGCCGGGCACGCTCGCGGCCAGCGCGTACCGGCCGTCATCCACGCCGGCGAAGAAGAAGCGCCCCTCCGCGTCGGTCGTGGCCTCGGCCGTGCGGCCGTCACCGCAGGTCTGTCGACGGTGCGAGCAGCGCCAGCGATCGTTCATCGTCGACCGTGGCGTCGTCATCAGGAAGAGCGTGCGTTGGCGTTCCGACCGAGGTTTTGGAGGGTTCGGCGTCGACTCGCGCTGGTGCGGCAGAGCTTCACGGCGGGCGGCATGCGCACGTCCACCGACGGCAATACGTAACCGATCGGTGCGATCACCGGCGCCGCGCAGAATGTCACGAGAAGCACGGGCGCCTCGTTGCCTTCGAGCTCCTCGGGCGTGAGCTTGCCCGCGCCGGCGCCGAGGAGCGCCGCCATGACCTTGGCGCGCGAGCCGTCGTAGAACGTGTCCATGAGATGCCGCAGTGCCGATCAGCCAACCACCACATGAGCGCCGACGTACGGACCGACGCCCGCCAGCGCCATCGTCATGGCCCGGATCCGCTGATCGCCTGCGTATCGGAACGAACGACGTAGAGGTTGAAGTGGCTGCGTTCGTCGTCGGCAGACACAGGTTGTCTCGAGAGGAAGGCGACCACCCGTCCGTCACCGCTGAGCACCGGCGCTTCGCTCGGGTTCAACCACGGCGGGTGGCCTGACGGCGGCGTGATGCGCGTGATGTGGCGCGTCGAGCGGTCCCAGATGAAGACGTCGGCCACGAGATTGATGTCATCGCACCGCGGCACCGAGCGCCCGCACGGGAGGTTCGACGCGGTGGACTGGAACGCGATGCGCGCGCCGTCCGCGCTCATCGAGGGCAGCAGGCTGTTGCCGTTGGCCGGGCGCCCCGCGGCCGTCGCGGTGACGAGCATGGGACGTCCGTTCGGCAGCGCCTGCACGTAGATCTGTGATGCGCGGCGACCGTCCGTGCCGGCCGTGCGGCGCGGATACGCGGCGAACGTGAGCCAGCGCCCGTCGGCAGACATCTCCGGCGTGAGCACTTCATCCATCGTGCGCGAGCCCGGCCCGATACCGTCGAGGCGGAGCGCCGCATTGCGCGTATGCGCATGCAGCCAGATCTCGTGATCGGCCGGCTGCGACCTTGCGAGCCGTCGCAGGTAGACGATCGTGGAACCATCGGCCGAGAGACCGGGACGTGTCGCGTGTACCGCGTCGCGGTGTTCGTTGTCGGGAACGCATGACACGCATTGCCGTGTGCCGGTATCGACCTCGACGCGTATCACCTCGACGCAGCCTGCATGGGCGCCGGCAGCTCCTGCAGCCATCTGATAGGCCACGATACGGCCGTCGGCGGAGATGCGCGGCGCATGGCTCTCGGTCGGCACGATCGACGCGACGCTGTCCCCGGAGAGCAGCGTGACGCGCCGGCTGCTCCGCTCGAACACGAACACGTGTGAGCGCTGGCCCCGATCGCCTTGCGCGAGATCCGGCGCGGCCGATGTGAACGCGACACGGGCGCCGTCGGCCGAGATGCTCGGCGTATGGCTCGGGCCGTTGCCGGCCCGGCCGTCGGGTGTTCGCGACACGAGGACGATCTCGGACGTTGCCAGATCGGCAAGATAGACGTCGCGCGTGCCGTTGCGATCCTCCGGTACCAGTGCCGCGAACGACTCGAACGCGATGACCAGACCGTTGGCCGCCATGCTGGCCGCGGCGTGTACTCGAGTGGCGTCACGTCGCTCCTGTACCGGCAGAACGCTGAACGACGGCAGTGCGGGCTTCGGCAGCACGACGGCGGCAAGCACTGCCGCCGTCATCCGCGGTGAACGGGCTCTCATGTCGTGCCCCGGGTACGGTTGGTCCAGCACTCGGACTCGACGATGCGGCCGGCGTGGATCGCGCGGTCGGTCTCGTACGCGTGTGACGTCGATGACCAGCGTACCGTCCGGTCGCCCGCGCCGAGGCGGTCGCGGAGACGCACGCCGTCGAGCACTTCGATGATGTGCTCGAGCTCGTGCCCGAGGCGTTCGTTCAGGCTGACGGACGCCGTGACCTCCATTGCCGCGTGCAGGCCGTCCGGCGTGGTGGTGAACCTCGTGTACGCATTGGCACCGGGGAGTAACGACCGATGCGCGACACGGACGGACACCGTCAGCCGCGGTGTGCGGGCGATCCGCACCAACTGTTGGCGCAGGAACGGCGAGCACCGTCGGACCCGCGCGAGCACGCGCCGTGCATCCGCGTCGAGCAGTTGCAGCCACCTGGTGTCGTCTTCGGCGTCGGCGCCGCTGGACTGCGCGACGCGCGCCATCCAGGCGGGTGTGCCGATGGCGTCGGCCGCGAACGTCGAGGTGGCGTGGGTGTTCGGTAGCGCAAGCATGGCGATGCCAAGCACCGCGCGGCGTACGGAGCGATGTCTGTGGATGGGAAGCACGTCCGCCTCCTGCTCACCGCGTGACGACGACTGCGGGGGCGTCGGCCGTCACCACGAGCGTGCTGGCCGTGCCAGTGGGGGTGGCGCCCGTTGTCGTGGACGTGTGGATGGCGTGCCTCTTTGTGCCGTGCATGTCGTGCTCCTGGATGACGTGTCGAGCCTGCGATGCGCGTGACGCAGAACGTCCGCTTCTCGCAGGTAGATCGCAAACCGAGCATGGAACACGACACGACGACCGGCGCCCGGCATGAAGCTGTCGTCGAGTCGGCGTGGAAATGCAGGCCCCGACACGTCCGGGCACCGGGCACGGGGCGACATTCCGGGAATCCTGTGTCCGCTGCCCGGTGCCCGGTTGTGCTCAGAACCGCAGGCGCAGCCCGAGCCTGATGACGCGGCCGGCGGCGAATCCCTCCACGTTACCGACGGTGTCGGCGCCGAGCACGCCCGTCGTGCCGTTGTCGTCGAGGCCGTTGAGCAGGTAGTCGGTGAGATCGACGAATCCGCCGGTGCCGAGACCCGGCACGAAGAACTGCGGATGGTTGAACGCGTTGTCGAGCATCGCCGTGAACTGCACCTGGACACCCGATGCGCGGACGATGTCCTTGTAGATCGCGAAGTTCGCGATCCACGTGCCCGGTCCCTTCAGGCTGCCCTTCTTCGCGTTGCCGAGCGTGCCGTCGGCAGGCAGGCGGTAGGCCGAGACGTCGAAGAAGCGCGCGCGCGTTCCGCCGGTGTTCGGATCGCCGGTGACGTCCGGACGCCACGACTCGCCGAACTGGCCCACGCCATCGAGCCCCACGCCGGTGTTGGCGGGGTAGAGCGGGTCGGTCCCCCACACATAGAACGGCGTCAGGTTGGGTCCGGAGCGCGCCTGCACGATCGACGAGAGCGTCCAGCCGCCGACGATCGCGTCGGCCCAGACCGGCATCGTCGAGCCGACGGGGCGCTCGCGGCCGATGGGGATGTCCCACGTGCTGTTGAACACCACGCGATGCTTCACGACGTTGGGGTCGGGGCCGCGATCCTTCTCGATGTCGTACGGGTCGTACTGGATCACGCCGATGGTGCTGTTGCCGCTGTCGGGAGCGTTGCTGTTCGAGCCGGAGAGCGTGTACGCGGCGTTGATCGCGAAGCCGCGTCGCCACCGCCGGTTCACCTCGATCTGCAGCGCGTTGAACTGCCCCTCGCCCGCGTTGGTGGTCATGTTGAGGTACGTGCCGTAGATCGGGTACGGCAGCCGGGCCTGCGCTTCTGGATCCTCGTAGATGTCGCCGAGCGGGACGCTGCTCGCCGGTACGCTGTTGGCTTCACGCGTCACCAGCAGCTTTCGCATCGTGGATCCCAGATAGCTGACGCGGAGGCCGAGATCGCCCGGCAGTTCACGCTCGAGTGTCAGGTTGTACTGATAGATGTCCGGGCTCTCGAGGTTGATGTCGAGACCCTGGTTGCCGAAGCCCTGCGATGTGCTGACGGTGCCCGTCGTGAAGCCGTTCTGCAGCGTGGCCCTGTTGCGCGTGATGGCGTAGCGGAAGGGGTTGCGCGACATGATGTCGCGCGCCCCCTGTGCGGCGCCGGTCGGATGGAAGATGCCGAAGCCGCCGCGTACCACGGTCCTGGCCTCGGGGCCAATGCGATAGGCGAAGCCGACGCGGGGGCTGAAGTTGTTCCTGTCGGTCTTCATCAGTCCGGGGCCGACGCCGACGTCGCTGGCCAGTTGTGTGCGTCCGAGCGCCACGGCGCCTGGCGGCAGCAGCGCCGCCACCTGCGCGTTCGGCACCACGTGATGCCCGCCGTCATCCAGGACGAAGTTGGCGAAGATGTCGTTGCGATCGACGAAGACGCCCACCACTTCGTAGCGCAGACCGAGGAAGAGCGTGAGCGCAGGCGAGACCTTGAAGTCGTCCTGGACGAACAGTGCCCAGTCGTTGGACACGGTGTCCATCGGCAGGTCGCCGCGCGTGTTGCGCTGCTCGCGCACCGTGTTGGGCAGGCCGAGGAGGAAGTCGGCGAACGCGTTGCCCGTGGCCCACCCCGTGAAGTTGTACTGGCCCTTGGACTCATTGGCCCCCGTGGAGTAGCCGTCGGTAGCGAAGTTGCGCGCGTAGTTGCCGCCGAACCGCAGCGAGTGACGGCCCTTCACCCATGTCGTGGTGTTGCTGATCGAGAAGGCCGACTGGTCGAGATCCCTGAACGTGTTCTGGCGCTGGTCGCGGATGTCCGACGGCCGGTTGGCGCCACCGAAGATGAACTGCGGGTAGCCAGGCACGCCCTGTGCCAGTGCCGGCACCTCGACGCCCACCGACGCGCCGACCTGTCCCGCGATGTACTGGCTGCGTCGATCGCGGACGTCGGCGCTGTACCCCATGCGGAACTCGTTGACGATCGTGTTGGTGAACGTGCGCGTCCATCCCGTCGCGACGGTCATCGCCCGCGACGAGCGCTCCAGGATGCCGAGGTTCGTGAGCCCTCCACCGCCGTTGCCGCCCGTGTTCTCGAACGTGAACGCATCGGGGTCGCGCCGTTGCCAGCTCACGCGGCCGAAGAGCGAGTCGTTGGACGTCAATTCGTGATCGATGCGCAGGTCGGCCCTGTCGCGCGTGCGCTCGAGCGGCAGGATCTGCCTGTACGTGCCGTAGCCGTTGGCCAGTCCCGCCTGGTTCGGATCCGGGAAGAACATCGCCACGATCTTCTGTGCCGCCGGATCGAGACGGCCGGCGGGGATCCGATTGCCCGGGAAGGGAAGTCCCGTCGTCGGATCCCTGATGACGAAGCTGGAACCCGAGAAGTCGCCGGCGCGCATCGCCTGCGTCGGCACGATCGCCTGCGCCCCGCCGCCGAGTGCCTTGAGCCTGCCGCCTTCGTAGTTGCCGAAGAAGAAGGTGCGGTTGGTGCGGATCGGTCCGCCGAGGCTGAACCCGAACCGATGGTCGTGCGTGTCGGAGTTCGGGTTGTTGCGGGACACGCCGTTGAGCGTCTGCGCGTACGTGCGCGCGTTCAGTTCGTTGGAGTTGAAGTCGTAGAACGACGTGCCGCGCACCTGGTTCGCGCCGCGCTTGGTGGACACCACCACGCCGGCCAGGCCGCCGAACTCCGCACTGTACGAGTTGGAGAGCACCTGCACTTCGGCGATGGCGTCGAGGCCTGGTGCCGCATTGGACAGCTCGCCGAAGATGCCGGCCGACGAGGGCTGGCCGTCCTGCACGTAGGACGCACCGTACGTGCGGCCGCCGAGGAACTGGATCGCGTCGAAGCCACCGACGACGTTCGGGTTCAGCGTGAGGAAGTCCTGGATGTCGCGGCTGTTGCGCGGCAGGTCGCGCAACTGCTGCGCGTCGAGCCCGCGTGCAATCGACGGACTCTCCACCGAGATGTTCTGCCCCTCGACCACGACGGTGATCACGTCCTGCACGTCGCCGACCTCGAGCGGCAGGTCGGTTCGGATCGTCGACGCCGCCCTGAGTACGAGACCCGTGCGGCGAGCCGCCTTGAATCCGCCGAGCGTGACGTCGACCGTGTAGGTGCCAGGACGCAGGTTCGCGACCTCGAACAGGCCCTGGTCGTCGGTCACCGCATCGCGCGTGACTCCCGTGTCTTCGTCGGTGATGACGATGGAGGCGCCGGGAAGGACGCCGCCCTGTGCGTCGGTGATGGCACCGCGAATCGTGCCGAGTGTCGACTGCGCCGGCGCTGACCGCGCGACGAGGCACACGAGGCAGATCGGGATCAGCCACAGACGAACGAGCAAGCCCGCTCGAAGAGCGGACGAGCTCGTGGAGGACGAGTGCATTCGAGACATGCGAACTCCAGGCCGCAACGTCATGCTCACGCCAGTGCCCGGCACGGATGTCGTGCCTGGTGATGTGCTGGTTCATCAGCATGCTAGGCCCGACTTCGGCGGCGCGCAATGACAATCTCGCGGAGGCATCCAGCGCCACCTCGCGCCGGCCGCACGCGCACGCCTGCGGCAGCGTCCCCCGAGCAATGATCCGCGCGTCCTGCTATCGTACGGCCGCTCCCGCTGTGGGAGCAGGATGCCATCAACCGGACCGTCTCGCACCGCTACGGGCCGCACGGTGCCGGCGACGCCGGCGGTGCTGGAGTCGCGCACGTCATCGAGGAACTCACGTCGTGTCCAGATACAACTTCGGCTGCGGCAACATGCGCAGGGACGGCTTCGTCAACGTCGACGTTCGCCCGGATTCCGCGGCGGACGTGGTGGCCGACGCCTGGCAGACGGACATGTTCGAGCCGGACTCGGCGGAACTCGTCTACTCGCGGCACATGCTCGAACATCTCGACCCTGATGACGGGCGTCGCACGTTGCGAGCCTGGTTCGCGCTGCTGCGGCCCGGTGGGGTCCTCAACGTCATCGTGCCCGACGTCCTCTTTCATGCGAGGCAGATTCTCGGGCTCGCAGAGGGTCCGTTCGACAAACAGTTCGACCATGCGTGCGCCGGCTTCTGGGGATGGCGCGATCCGCAGCGCGGCGGCCATCGCGAAGATGCCCATCGATGGGGCTACACGGAGGAATCGTTGACGCTCGAGCTCACGACCGCCGGGTTCCAACAGGTCCAGCGCGTGACACACGGCGCTGACGGCGATCCGTGGCATCTGAACCTCACGTGCCGCAAGCCGGCATCATCAGCGTCGCAGGCACTGGATTAGTCGCGGCCATGCGCCAGTCATCGCTGTCGGGCATCGTGCTGCTGGCTGCCCTCGCGGCTGCCGGCGTCGTGTCGTGGGCGTCAGGACCACAGGCCGCACAGCCGCAGCTGCCGCGCCCCAACATCCTCTGGATCACGAGCGAGGACAACGGGCCGGAACTCGGTGCATACGGCGACGCGTACGCCACCACGCCGAGTCTCGATCGGCTTGCCGCGCGCGGGTTCCGCTACCGCACCGTGTGGTCGAACGGGCCGGTGTGCGCTGCGTCGCGCACCGCGCTGATCCTTGGCGTGTATCCGGAGTCGACAGGCGGCGAGCACATGCGCAGCTATGTGCCGCTGCCCGGCGACATGCGTCTGTATCCCGCGCTGCTGCGCGACGCGGGTTACTACACGACCAACAGCGCGAAGGCCGACTACAACTACGGCAACACGGGGACCGTCTGGGACGAGCAGTCCAACACGGCGCACTATCGGAACCGCCCACCAGGCCAGCCCTTCTTCGCCGTGTTCAACAGCACGGTCACGCACGAATCGCAGATCCGCACGCGCCCGCACAAGGCGGTGCACGATCCGGCAGGCGTCACGGTGCCGGCGTACATGCCCGACGTCCCGGTTGTCCGCCAGGACTGGGCGCAGTACTACGACCGGATCACGGAGATGGACACGTTTGTCGGCCTGCGGCTCGCCGAACTCGACGCCGACGGCCTGGCCGGCGACACCATCGTGATGTACTTCGGCGACCACGGCTCCGGCATGCCGCGGTCCAAGCGCTTCCCGTACGACTCGGGCCTGCGCGTGCCGCTCATCGTGTACGTGCCGCCGAAGTATCAGCACCTGATCCCGGTCGAGGCGCGCGTGCCCGGCGCGGAGGTCACGCGCCTGGTGTCGTTTGTCGACTTCGCGCCCACGTTGCTCAGTCTTGCCGGCGTCGCGCCGCCCGCGTGGATGCAGGGGCACGCGTTCCTCGGCCCGCACATGGTGCCGGCGCCGGGGTTCATCTTCGGCTTCCGCGGGCGCATGGACGAACGGTACGACCTGAGCCGCAGCGTGCGCGACGCTCGCTACGTCTACATCCGCAACTACATGCCCCATCGTCCCTGGGGGCAGCACGTCGGCTACATGTTCGAGACGCCCGCCACCGCGACCTGGAAGCGGATGTACGACGAAGGCCGTCTCAACGCCACGCAGCGCGCGTTCTGGGAACCCAAGCCGCACGAGGAGTTGTACGACCTCGATGCCGATCGCTGGCAAGTCGACAACCTCGCGGAGTCACCCGCGCATGCCGCGGCGCTCGCACGGCTGCGCGAGGCGCTCGACGCGCATCAGCGGCGCACGCGAGACGTCGGCCTGCTGCCCGAGTACATGCTGCACCGCGATCCGCAGATCACGCCCTATGCGCTGCGCGAGGATCGCTCGCGATACGACTTCGAGCGCGTGCAGACGATGGCGCGGCAGGCGGCGGACGCCCGTGTGCCGCTCGACGACATCAGGCCCATGCTGGCCGACAGCGATCCGGCCGTCCGGTATTGGGCAGCCACCGGCGTCGTGATTCGCGGCCGGGACGCCGTTGCGGCCGCGCGTGCCGATCTCGTTCGACTGCTCGGCGACGGCGACCCCGGCCCGCGCATCGCCGCTGCGGAGGGATTGGCGCGGTTCGGTTCGGCTGCCGAGCGCGATCGCGCCATCGCCCGACTGGTGGCCGACAGCGATCCGGTCAGACACGGCGAGTTCGCGGCACTGCTTGCCGCGTACAGCCTGAATCAGGTGACCGACCTGCCCGCCGCGGTGCGGGACGCCATTGACGCGTTGCCCGCGACGCCGGCCGATGCCGGCCGCACACGCCGGCAGCGG is from Acidobacteriota bacterium and encodes:
- a CDS encoding sulfatase-like hydrolase/transferase, with translation MRQSSLSGIVLLAALAAAGVVSWASGPQAAQPQLPRPNILWITSEDNGPELGAYGDAYATTPSLDRLAARGFRYRTVWSNGPVCAASRTALILGVYPESTGGEHMRSYVPLPGDMRLYPALLRDAGYYTTNSAKADYNYGNTGTVWDEQSNTAHYRNRPPGQPFFAVFNSTVTHESQIRTRPHKAVHDPAGVTVPAYMPDVPVVRQDWAQYYDRITEMDTFVGLRLAELDADGLAGDTIVMYFGDHGSGMPRSKRFPYDSGLRVPLIVYVPPKYQHLIPVEARVPGAEVTRLVSFVDFAPTLLSLAGVAPPAWMQGHAFLGPHMVPAPGFIFGFRGRMDERYDLSRSVRDARYVYIRNYMPHRPWGQHVGYMFETPATATWKRMYDEGRLNATQRAFWEPKPHEELYDLDADRWQVDNLAESPAHAAALARLREALDAHQRRTRDVGLLPEYMLHRDPQITPYALREDRSRYDFERVQTMARQAADARVPLDDIRPMLADSDPAVRYWAATGVVIRGRDAVAAARADLVRLLGDGDPGPRIAAAEGLARFGSAAERDRAIARLVADSDPVRHGEFAALLAAYSLNQVTDLPAAVRDAIDALPATPADAGRTRRQREEYLPRLKAAIRNDVR